A stretch of Lathyrus oleraceus cultivar Zhongwan6 chromosome 6, CAAS_Psat_ZW6_1.0, whole genome shotgun sequence DNA encodes these proteins:
- the LOC127095171 gene encoding uncharacterized protein LOC127095171 — translation MRRPLGKILEDEGEGPKKVEIIEESPTHKKPSGMSPSVETYFPSDQISNTPSSSTPLHSYPPKPHKPFVTNSNPQQKQPSEPSKPFAPFKPSKPYEHEPSDPKPYEHEPSNPKPSETILFEQPQIPITLLSQLQSQPENSPSRHPIHTPTELIQP, via the coding sequence ATGAGAAGGCCTTTGGGAAAGATACTGGAAGATGAAGGTGAAGGCCCTAAGAAAGTTGAGATAATTGAAGAATCTCCTACTCATAAGAAACCTTCTGGTATGTCTCCTTCAGTTGAGACGTATTTTCCTTCTGACCAAATTAGTaacactccatcttcatccacTCCTCTTCATTCTTATCCACCAAAACCTCATAAACCTTTTGTAACCAACTCtaatcctcaacaaaaacaaccATCTGAACCATCTAAACCATTTGCACCATTCAAACCATCTAAACCATATGAACATGAACCATCTGATCCAAAACCATATGAACATGAACCATCTAATCCAAAACCATCTGAAACCATTCTCTTTGAACAACCACAAATTCCTATAACACTCCTTTCACAGCTTCAATCACAACCTGAGAATTCCCCCTCTAGACATCCCATTCATACACCCACTGAACTTATACAACCATAA